The proteins below come from a single Tenuifilum thalassicum genomic window:
- the ispG gene encoding (E)-4-hydroxy-3-methylbut-2-enyl-diphosphate synthase, which yields MNYIKNIAEFTRRKTIEVRVGETAIGGDNPIRIQTMTTTNTNDTEATVEQCIRAIDAGAEIVRITTQGIREAANLQNIKRELHARGYNTPIVADVHFNPAAALEAAKHVEKVRINPGNFVDPRAKFQDVEYTDDEYQEELKKIEEKLIPLIEICKSRKVAIRIGVNHGSLSDRIMSRYGDTPQGMVESAMEFLRIFRSHGFNNIVISMKSSNTRVMVQAVRLLVATMQAEGMNYPLHLGVTEAGDGEDGRIKSAVGIGALLADGIGDTIRVSLTEEPENEIPVAKKLVSYFSKRVTSPKLNATDNFPYNPFEFSRRVTREVNGIGGNNPPKVFAFTQDSFNSDIATLWGWRFNTENRSWSRGDIAPDFFVNLDYKVNDDTEGLPVISKHTADFCTISIDEFLTQRPNKQILLEVSYNDLLNNELLVAVRGSSNVVLLLKSTNADGYTEQRAAIIELMNQGLQNPVVVSRSYNDTDKEAFQLKAAADLGGLLIDGLADGIMITSPVQAPDTIVSTAFAILQAARMRITKTEYIACPGCGRTLFSLQQTLQKVRSATSHLKGLKIGVMGCIVNGPGEMADADYGYVGAGPGRVTLYKGKTVVKKNIPEEHAIEELISIIKENGDWVESV from the coding sequence ATGAATTATATTAAAAATATTGCTGAGTTTACTCGAAGGAAAACAATTGAGGTAAGAGTTGGTGAAACCGCTATTGGAGGTGATAATCCAATTCGGATTCAAACCATGACTACAACCAACACCAATGATACTGAGGCCACAGTTGAGCAATGTATAAGAGCCATTGATGCTGGTGCCGAAATTGTTAGGATAACAACTCAGGGGATTCGTGAAGCTGCTAATCTGCAAAATATTAAAAGAGAGCTACATGCTCGTGGTTACAACACACCAATTGTAGCCGATGTGCATTTCAACCCTGCTGCAGCTCTTGAAGCTGCAAAGCATGTCGAGAAGGTGCGAATTAACCCGGGAAACTTTGTTGACCCTCGTGCTAAATTTCAGGATGTAGAATATACCGACGATGAGTACCAAGAGGAGTTGAAAAAAATTGAGGAGAAGTTAATCCCACTTATCGAGATTTGTAAGAGTAGAAAAGTTGCTATACGCATTGGTGTGAATCATGGTTCATTATCGGACAGAATAATGAGTCGCTATGGCGACACACCTCAAGGGATGGTGGAATCGGCCATGGAATTCCTGAGAATATTCCGAAGTCATGGCTTTAACAATATTGTCATTTCCATGAAGTCGAGTAACACCCGAGTTATGGTTCAGGCCGTTCGGTTACTAGTTGCCACCATGCAAGCCGAAGGCATGAACTACCCGCTTCATCTTGGTGTTACAGAGGCTGGCGATGGTGAGGACGGACGCATAAAATCGGCTGTAGGTATTGGTGCGCTACTTGCCGACGGAATTGGCGATACTATTAGAGTATCATTGACCGAAGAACCAGAGAACGAAATTCCTGTTGCAAAAAAACTGGTAAGCTATTTTAGTAAAAGGGTAACATCACCCAAACTTAACGCAACCGATAACTTCCCTTATAACCCATTTGAGTTTAGTAGAAGAGTTACACGCGAGGTAAATGGTATTGGCGGTAATAATCCACCTAAAGTTTTTGCATTTACACAAGATTCTTTCAATTCTGATATCGCTACTTTATGGGGATGGCGATTTAACACAGAGAATAGGTCGTGGTCCAGAGGCGATATCGCTCCCGATTTCTTTGTGAATCTGGATTATAAAGTAAATGATGATACCGAGGGCCTCCCTGTTATTTCGAAACACACAGCTGATTTTTGTACAATTAGTATCGACGAGTTCCTTACTCAACGGCCTAACAAGCAAATATTACTAGAGGTTTCTTATAACGATTTGCTAAATAATGAGCTTTTAGTAGCTGTTAGGGGGAGTTCAAATGTGGTTCTTCTGCTTAAATCAACTAACGCTGATGGCTATACAGAGCAGCGTGCTGCAATAATAGAGCTGATGAACCAAGGATTGCAAAATCCTGTTGTGGTTTCGCGCAGCTACAACGATACCGATAAGGAAGCATTTCAGCTTAAAGCAGCAGCCGATTTAGGAGGGCTTCTAATCGATGGCTTGGCTGATGGGATAATGATTACATCCCCAGTTCAGGCTCCTGATACAATAGTTAGCACCGCTTTTGCCATTTTACAGGCTGCAAGAATGCGAATTACAAAAACAGAATATATTGCTTGCCCTGGCTGTGGCCGAACGCTTTTTAGCTTGCAGCAAACGCTGCAAAAGGTTCGTAGCGCTACATCGCATTTAAAGGGGTTGAAGATTGGTGTAATGGGATGTATTGTGAACGGCCCTGGTGAGATGGCCGATGCCGATTATGGCTATGTAGGTGCTGGTCCAGGCAGGGTAACCCTTTACAAGGGAAAAACAGTGGTTAAAAAGAACATCCCCGAAGAACATGCCATTGAGGAACTGATTAGCATCATCAAGGAAAATGGCGACTGGGTGGAAAGTGTGTAG
- the rbfA gene encoding 30S ribosome-binding factor RbfA produces the protein MEGTRLQKVGRLIQKELGEILQREGASIVPGKMLTVTQVRVSPDLSIARVYISIFPSNDSDKSIELIKNHTKFLRGELGKRVRHQLRVIPELSFFIDDSLDYIERIDNLLKE, from the coding sequence ATGGAAGGAACACGTTTGCAAAAGGTTGGGCGTTTAATCCAGAAAGAACTGGGTGAAATATTACAGCGCGAAGGGGCATCAATCGTTCCTGGCAAAATGTTAACCGTTACACAGGTTAGGGTTAGCCCCGATTTATCGATAGCAAGAGTTTATATTAGCATATTCCCTTCGAACGACTCTGACAAGTCTATTGAACTCATAAAAAATCACACTAAATTCCTACGAGGAGAACTGGGAAAACGAGTTAGACACCAGCTAAGAGTGATTCCTGAGCTATCATTTTTTATAGATGACTCTCTAGACTATATTGAAAGAATTGACAATCTACTTAAAGAGTAA
- a CDS encoding class I SAM-dependent methyltransferase: protein MISRLVSFITRFIPRHYLQHVASFFMKILGLFYRGKKFQDPIDGVKYRKLLPYGRLTVRKNALAPNSMSLERHRLIWLYLKRKTDFFTSQKKVLHIAPEYCFLKPFRRLRNIEYVTADLISPWADVKLDVQSMPFAENSFDLVLCNHVLEHVDDDKKAMAEILRVLRPGGFAILQVPMDLSMEQTLENPEYNTPELREKYYQQRDHLRLYGRDYAQRLASVGFDVLEDDFVLQLPSHEVEYYALPKEEILYIARKK from the coding sequence ATGATAAGCCGTTTAGTATCGTTTATAACTCGCTTTATTCCTCGCCATTACCTTCAGCATGTTGCATCGTTTTTCATGAAGATATTGGGTCTTTTTTATCGAGGTAAAAAGTTCCAAGACCCAATTGATGGGGTAAAATACCGTAAACTACTACCCTATGGCAGGCTAACAGTTAGAAAGAATGCCCTTGCACCAAACTCTATGTCGCTTGAAAGGCATAGGCTGATATGGTTATACCTTAAGCGAAAAACCGATTTTTTTACATCGCAAAAAAAGGTTCTACACATTGCGCCAGAATACTGTTTTTTAAAACCATTTAGGCGATTGAGAAATATTGAATATGTAACTGCAGACCTAATCTCACCATGGGCCGATGTAAAGCTTGACGTTCAATCGATGCCATTTGCCGAAAACTCGTTTGACCTTGTTCTTTGCAACCATGTACTTGAGCACGTTGATGACGATAAGAAGGCCATGGCAGAAATTCTAAGAGTTCTTAGGCCAGGAGGATTTGCAATACTGCAAGTACCCATGGATTTATCCATGGAGCAGACGCTAGAAAACCCAGAGTACAACACCCCTGAACTAAGAGAAAAATATTACCAGCAACGCGACCATCTTCGGCTTTATGGGCGCGACTACGCACAACGCTTGGCTTCGGTTGGTTTTGATGTTTTAGAAGATGATTTTGTTTTACAACTCCCTTCACATGAAGTGGAGTATTACGCTCTCCCAAAAGAGGAAATTCTGTATATAGCACGTAAAAAGTAG
- a CDS encoding FtsX-like permease family protein: MNVPLYIARRYLFAKKSHNIINIISIISVIGVATGVMALVVVLSVFNGFDTLIANLYSHIDADLKIVPQQGKTFRIDSLPFKQIKGLPEVSVFAEVVEENALFRYRGRQHIGIIKGVSRNYTELSGLGKKLKDGEFKLWRGSQPLAIMGEGVAYYLNASLAHFDPLFIYLPRRGRSYSPTRAFNKKAIMPSGIFAIEQDFDTRYVFTPIEFARNLLMYDSVTVNAIEIKLIPDVNPEKVKNKVQSILGRKFRILNRYQQNESLYRTMKSEKFAIALILTLILIIASFNIVGSLSMLIIDKRADVETLKSLGASNKLIQKIFLFEGMLISIGGSLIGIVLGLITCWLQITFKLIRLEGRGNFIIDAYPVDVQPLDITLIFFVVVSIGYLAARFPVRLITKRILQQ, encoded by the coding sequence ATGAATGTTCCATTGTACATAGCCCGCAGATATCTTTTTGCGAAAAAATCGCATAACATTATCAATATCATATCAATAATTTCTGTAATTGGAGTGGCCACGGGAGTAATGGCTTTGGTAGTTGTGCTTTCGGTATTTAACGGATTCGATACTCTTATTGCAAACCTTTACTCACACATTGATGCCGACCTGAAAATAGTTCCCCAGCAAGGCAAAACTTTTAGAATTGACAGTCTTCCCTTTAAACAAATAAAAGGGCTGCCCGAGGTATCGGTTTTTGCTGAGGTAGTTGAGGAAAATGCACTTTTCCGTTATAGAGGCCGACAGCACATAGGTATTATAAAAGGAGTAAGTCGGAACTATACAGAACTTTCGGGCTTGGGCAAGAAGTTAAAAGATGGTGAATTTAAACTTTGGCGAGGAAGTCAGCCTTTGGCAATAATGGGCGAAGGTGTTGCCTACTATCTAAATGCAAGTTTAGCCCATTTCGACCCGCTTTTCATATATCTTCCACGCCGTGGACGCAGCTACTCCCCTACCCGAGCATTCAATAAAAAAGCCATTATGCCTTCGGGGATATTTGCCATTGAACAAGATTTTGATACACGTTACGTTTTCACCCCCATTGAATTTGCTCGCAACCTTCTTATGTACGATTCTGTAACAGTTAACGCAATTGAGATAAAACTCATACCTGACGTTAACCCCGAGAAGGTGAAAAATAAAGTTCAAAGCATACTTGGGAGAAAGTTTAGGATACTCAACAGGTACCAGCAAAACGAATCGCTTTACCGAACCATGAAATCGGAAAAGTTCGCAATAGCCCTGATTCTTACGCTAATACTAATCATTGCATCGTTCAACATTGTTGGCTCCCTCTCAATGCTAATAATAGATAAGCGTGCCGATGTAGAGACTCTTAAAAGTCTTGGTGCCAGCAATAAGCTAATTCAAAAAATATTTCTTTTTGAAGGAATGCTAATTTCAATCGGAGGAAGTTTAATTGGAATTGTTTTAGGGCTTATAACCTGTTGGTTGCAAATTACCTTTAAGCTAATACGGCTAGAAGGTCGTGGCAATTTTATCATCGACGCCTATCCAGTTGATGTGCAGCCTCTAGACATTACGCTAATATTTTTTGTTGTTGTTTCAATTGGATATCTTGCAGCGCGCTTTCCTGTTAGATTAATTACAAAAAGAATTTTACAGCAATAG
- a CDS encoding inorganic phosphate transporter: METYYLIIVGVLFILAASDLIVGVSNDAVNFLNSAIGSKVAKRHWILLVASAGVLVGSVFSSGMMEVARKGVFYPQNFFFNEMMIIFLAVMITDVIVLDFFNTYGMPTSTTVSLVFELLGSAVAVSIYKIMGTEGETIAHLGKYINSGKALAIISGILSSVVVAFVVGMVVQYIARLLFSFNYQKNIKYVGSIWGGFAMSAITYFIVVKGLKGSSLVPADVLAYVQSHTSSIMLYSFIGWTLLLQLLHVLLKFNPLRFIVLTGTFALALAFAGNDLVNFIGVSMAGLKAYQIHLANPDIAPDALRMTDFAGKVSTNSIYLLIAGFVMIITLWLSRKARKVTETSVDLARQDVGIERFGSTQFSRIIVRIARRFAVMVDKITPAFIRKFVSKQFDTSKAPKYSNPKEAPAFDLVRASVNLVMASILISFATSLKLPLSTTYVTFMVAMGTSLSDKAWGRESAVYRITGVITVIAGWFFTAFITFTIAFLIATALYYGKIPAFIILILVAFGLIIKSNFLNRKKEEAEELDEEINDQSIVIKCSNDLRKYLKDSIKVFNRTVDGLTTENRKLLKEVNQEVSELNMEAKNMKYNVFNVLKQLEADSIETGHYYVQVIDYLRELAHSLEFISNPSLQHVENQHKGLTLEQANELKSLSVQLSGLFDDILAMIKNNDYTSVPDAIEKQQEILNNLNKIRKKQVKRIKRGETGTRNSVLYLGLLNEIKNLLLHTINILKSQRDFILNNIE; this comes from the coding sequence ATGGAAACTTACTATCTTATTATTGTTGGCGTTCTGTTTATTCTTGCAGCTTCGGACCTAATAGTTGGAGTATCTAACGATGCTGTAAACTTTCTTAACTCAGCCATTGGGTCAAAAGTTGCAAAACGACATTGGATTTTGCTTGTAGCCTCTGCTGGTGTGTTAGTGGGCTCTGTGTTTTCAAGCGGAATGATGGAAGTTGCACGTAAAGGTGTTTTCTACCCACAAAACTTCTTCTTCAATGAAATGATGATAATCTTTTTAGCGGTTATGATAACCGATGTCATCGTTCTTGACTTTTTTAATACCTACGGAATGCCAACTTCAACTACTGTGTCGTTGGTTTTCGAACTTCTTGGATCAGCTGTAGCTGTTTCTATCTATAAAATAATGGGTACCGAAGGTGAAACTATAGCCCATTTAGGAAAATATATAAACAGTGGAAAGGCCCTGGCTATCATTTCGGGAATACTAAGTTCTGTGGTTGTTGCTTTTGTGGTTGGTATGGTAGTTCAGTATATTGCACGTTTACTTTTTAGTTTTAACTACCAAAAGAATATAAAGTATGTAGGAAGCATATGGGGTGGTTTTGCGATGTCGGCTATAACCTATTTTATTGTGGTAAAAGGGCTTAAGGGCTCAAGTTTGGTGCCTGCAGATGTGTTGGCTTATGTTCAAAGTCATACCTCTTCTATAATGCTTTACAGCTTTATTGGTTGGACACTTCTATTACAACTTCTACATGTGTTATTAAAGTTTAACCCCTTACGATTTATTGTTTTAACAGGTACTTTTGCCCTTGCGTTGGCATTTGCAGGAAACGACTTAGTAAACTTTATTGGGGTTTCAATGGCTGGCCTTAAGGCTTACCAAATTCATTTAGCAAATCCTGATATTGCCCCTGATGCCTTAAGAATGACTGATTTTGCTGGAAAGGTGAGTACAAACTCAATTTACTTGTTAATTGCAGGATTTGTTATGATTATAACCCTTTGGTTGTCGAGGAAAGCTAGAAAAGTAACTGAAACTTCGGTTGATCTTGCTCGCCAAGATGTGGGTATCGAACGTTTTGGAAGTACTCAGTTCTCAAGAATTATTGTACGTATTGCACGCAGATTTGCCGTGATGGTCGATAAAATAACACCAGCTTTTATTAGAAAATTTGTTTCTAAACAATTTGATACCTCAAAAGCACCAAAATACTCTAATCCAAAAGAGGCTCCTGCATTCGACCTTGTTAGAGCTTCGGTGAACCTTGTTATGGCAAGTATTCTGATTAGCTTTGCTACCTCGCTTAAACTCCCGCTTTCTACAACATATGTTACCTTTATGGTTGCCATGGGTACCTCATTAAGCGATAAGGCTTGGGGACGCGAGAGCGCAGTGTATCGTATAACAGGAGTGATTACAGTTATTGCAGGTTGGTTCTTTACTGCATTTATAACCTTCACTATCGCATTCCTTATTGCTACAGCCCTATACTACGGAAAGATTCCTGCATTCATAATATTAATCCTAGTTGCTTTTGGTCTCATTATAAAATCAAACTTCCTCAATAGGAAAAAAGAAGAAGCTGAAGAACTTGATGAAGAAATAAATGACCAAAGTATTGTAATAAAATGTTCTAACGATCTTAGAAAATACTTGAAGGATTCTATCAAGGTATTTAACAGAACGGTTGATGGGCTTACCACTGAGAATAGAAAACTCTTGAAGGAAGTTAACCAAGAGGTATCTGAACTGAACATGGAAGCCAAAAACATGAAGTACAATGTCTTTAATGTTCTTAAGCAGCTTGAAGCCGATTCAATAGAAACTGGTCATTACTATGTTCAGGTTATCGACTACCTTAGAGAGTTAGCTCACTCCCTAGAGTTTATATCTAATCCTAGTCTACAACATGTTGAAAACCAGCATAAAGGATTAACACTTGAGCAAGCAAATGAGCTAAAAAGCTTGAGCGTTCAGCTATCGGGACTATTTGATGACATCCTGGCCATGATTAAGAATAACGACTATACCTCTGTTCCCGACGCTATTGAAAAGCAACAGGAAATACTCAATAACCTAAATAAAATTCGCAAGAAACAGGTTAAACGTATTAAGCGTGGCGAAACAGGAACTAGAAATAGCGTTTTATATCTTGGCCTGTTGAACGAAATAAAGAACTTACTGCTCCATACTATCAACATCCTTAAATCGCAGCGTGATTTTATTCTTAATAATATTGAGTAG
- a CDS encoding LytR/AlgR family response regulator transcription factor has protein sequence MVKAVIVDDELHARESLNHMLRTYCPTVHVVGEAERIEEAYEVILKSKPDLVFLDMQLTDGLGFDLLRRFDELHFKVIIISAYQEFAIKAFKFSAVDYLLKPIDPDDLARAVDNALSKVYDDSQQQSLNALIENTKNPEKKDKLIVLRNSEETYIVNTSEIVRCESDNNSTNFILADKSRIRVTKTLKEFEELLEECGFVRCHQSHLVNRHHIEKIIRFPSLSLQMDNGDSIPVSFRKRKQL, from the coding sequence ATGGTAAAAGCAGTAATAGTTGACGACGAACTTCATGCAAGAGAATCATTAAATCACATGTTGAGGACATATTGTCCAACAGTTCATGTAGTTGGTGAGGCTGAAAGGATTGAAGAAGCCTATGAGGTTATACTTAAAAGTAAGCCCGATTTAGTTTTTCTTGATATGCAGCTAACCGATGGTTTAGGCTTTGATTTGTTAAGAAGATTTGATGAGCTGCATTTTAAAGTGATAATAATTTCTGCATATCAAGAGTTTGCAATAAAGGCTTTTAAGTTTAGCGCTGTTGATTACCTCCTTAAACCCATTGACCCTGATGATTTAGCTCGTGCTGTTGATAATGCTTTATCGAAGGTATATGACGACAGTCAACAGCAAAGTTTAAATGCTCTGATTGAAAATACTAAGAACCCAGAAAAAAAAGATAAGCTAATTGTACTTCGTAATAGCGAAGAGACATATATTGTAAATACTAGTGAGATAGTTAGATGTGAGAGTGATAATAACTCTACCAATTTTATTCTTGCCGATAAAAGCAGAATACGTGTAACCAAAACCCTAAAAGAATTTGAGGAGTTACTCGAGGAGTGTGGATTTGTTCGTTGCCACCAATCGCATCTTGTAAACCGACACCATATTGAAAAGATCATTCGATTTCCTTCGTTATCTTTACAAATGGACAATGGGGATAGTATTCCAGTTTCTTTTAGGAAGAGGAAACAGCTGTAA